From one Henningerozyma blattae CBS 6284 chromosome 1, complete genome genomic stretch:
- the INA22 gene encoding Ina22p (similar to Saccharomyces cerevisiae YIR024C; ancestral locus Anc_2.652) gives MNLKLNLIKRHNSTDIKTLKNKRVEEKDRLIKPIVVFVIFVGALSSVTNEKKKYQDLLRRYELKISILEQLINKAKRNDFQFNIDEEMISVNRLFRNSEISNNKLFLKSKDILKQTDTSVTSANDTIEEDENQIWQSILKEMEAEPQLNKVEEVTSTPPTKDIPKSTKLKEQSQKPQVSGYL, from the coding sequence ATGAACTTAAAATTGAACCTTATTAAAAGACACAACAGTACTGATATAAaaactttgaaaaataaaagagtTGAGGAAAAAGATAGGCTTATAAAACCAATTGTGgtatttgtaatatttgtaGGAGCATTGAGCAGTGTCACTAAtgaaaagaagaaatatcaGGATCTCTTGCGTCGTTATGAGTTAAAGATATCGATACTAGAACAATTAATTAACAAAGCTAAAAGAAatgattttcaatttaatattgatgaagaaatgaTATCAGTCAATAGATTATTCAGGAATTCAGAaataagtaataataagttATTCTTGAAAAGCAAAGATATTCTAAAGCAAACAGACACATCCGTGACTTCTGCCAATGATactattgaagaagatgaaaacCAAATATGGCAATCTATCTTAAAAGAGATGGAAGCTGAACCACAACTTAATAAAGTGGAAGAGGTTACATCAACTCCGCCAACCAAGGACATTCCTAAAAGCACAAAACTTAAAGAACAATCTCAGAAACCACAAGTGTCTGGATACTTATAA
- the ARC19 gene encoding Arc19p (similar to Saccharomyces cerevisiae ARC19 (YKL013C); ancestral locus Anc_2.650) → MSQSLRPYLTAVRYSLEAALTLSNFSSQEVERHNRPEVEVPNTSAELLLQPMQIARNENDQVLIEPSVNSVRVSIKVKQADEIEQILVHKFTRFLEQRAEAFYILRRVPIKGYSISFLITNYHTETMKTNKLVDFIIEFMEEVDKEISEMKLFLNARARFVAEAYLGEFVY, encoded by the coding sequence ATGTCTCAATCATTACGTCCTTATTTAACTGCTGTGCGTTATTCTTTGGAAGCAGCTTTAACTTTaagtaatttttcatctcAAGAAGTTGAAAGACACAATAGACCAGAGGTGGAAGTTCCAAATACAAGTgcagaattattattacaaccAATGCAAATTGCcagaaatgaaaatgacCAAGTTTTGATCGAGCCAAGTGTTAATTCAGTTCGTGTAAGCATCAAAGTTAAACAAGCGGATGAAATTGAACAAATCCTGGTTCATAAATTTACTAGATTTTTGGAACAAAGAGCGGAGGCATTTTACATTTTAAGACGTGTACCAATTAAAGGTTATAgcatttcatttttaattacaaATTACCATACTGAAACCATGAAGACAAATAAGTTAGTAGACTTTATAATCGAATTCATGGAAGAAGTAGACAAAGAAATCAGTGAGATGAAGCTGTTCTTAAACGCAAGAGCAAGGTTTGTTGCTGAAGCTTATTTAGGGgaatttgtttattaa
- the SRX1 gene encoding sulfiredoxin (similar to Saccharomyces cerevisiae SRX1 (YKL086W); ancestral locus Anc_2.642), whose translation MSLQTRNLPITLVPLSQIHRPIQPELDQQKIESMVQTMSGRPTASSTCSLQQAIDSNGQLPAVDVLKVKEPSGEYYFAFGGCHRLQAYDKLKPKSGDADVMVRCKVLNVTRKQIKMYVGNSIDTMFQQVDRNPQLARAASSDSTLV comes from the coding sequence ATGTCTCTACAAACAAGAAACTTACCAATCACTTTAGTTCCGCTTTCACAAATTCACAGACCAATTCAGCCAGAATTAGATCAACAGAAAATTGAATCAATGGTTCAAACAATGAGCGGCCGTCCTACCGCAAGTTCGACATGCTCCCTTCAGCAAGCTATTGATTCAAATGGTCAATTACCAGCTGTTGATGTTTTAAAAGTTAAAGAACCTTCTGGcgaatattattttgcttTCGGTGGTTGCCATCGTTTACAAGCttatgataaattaaaaccTAAGTCGGGAGATGCAGACGTCATGGTCCGCTGCAAAGTCTTAAACGTGACTAGAAAGCAAATAAAGATGTATGTCGGAAATAGTATCGATACTATGTTCCAGCAAGTGGATCGCAACCCTCAGTTAGCTCGTGCTGCTTCTTCAGATTCCACATTAGTATGA